acagatatcacagggatatggtttctctcctgtatgaatacgtttgtgtttagttaagtggcTCCTTAACGAAAACGTCTTTCCACAGGCATCACAGTAATATggtttatctcctgtatgaaCGTGTTTGTGAATTCTTAAGTGACtcgtttgagagaatgatttaccacaaatatcacaaccgtatggtttctctcccgtatgaatgcgtttgtgtgttgtTAAGACACCGCTTCCAGAGAAAGATTTCCCACAAATATTACAGCGAtaaggcttttctcctgtatgaaagcgcttgtgtttagttaagtcaccaCTTccagagaacgatttaccacacaCATCACAACGATAcggcctctctcctgtatgaaaccGCCTGTGTTTAGTCAAATTAGATTTCTGTGAGAATggcttaccacagatatcgcactggtatggcttctctcctgtatgaaaacGTTTATGAGTAGTCAAATGACTTGTcacagagaaggatttaccacagatgtcacagttgtgtggtttctcacctgtatgaatatgcttATGGCTCGTTAAGTTACCACTCTGAGAAAaagatttaccgcagatatcacagtgatatggtttctcttccGTATGAATGTATCTGTGAACGGTTAGGTGGCTTTTTACAGAGAAAGATTTTCCACATATATCACAGCAatacggtttctctcccgtatgaaccCGTTTGTGAGTGGTTAAGTTACTTCTCGAAGAAAATGattttttacagatatcacaatgatatggctgcTCTTTTGTGTGAAAGCGTCTATGTTTAGTCAAGGTGGATTTTTGCGAGAATGAATTACCACAGATGtgacactgatatggtttttctcctgtatgaatgcgtttgtgtgtagtcaAGGCACTTCTttcggagaatgatttaccacagatatcacagtcatatggtttctctcccgtatgaatacgtttgtgtttagtcaagctATGATTTCGAgataatgatttaccacagatatcacaatgatacggtttttctcctgtgtgaatacgcttgtgagtcgTCAAGTCACCATTCtgcgagaatgatttaccacagacgttacaatgatattctttctctccagtgtgagtacgtttgtgagtagttaagtgacTTCTTTGAGAGaaggatttgccacagatatcacagggatatggtttttctccagtatgaacacgtttgtgagtgGTTAGATTAGATTTCTGAGAGAACGAGgttttacagatatcacagtggtacaTGACTTTCCCCATCTCTTTCAGGATCTCATCAAAAAGACCAATCTTTTAAAGATTTGTTCTACACTTAAAACTTCTTCTCACTGTCATTTGGGAGAGCTTTTCTTCTCTCAAAACAAGATATGAATGtcgttttttctttaatttttatattttattctcaaataTTTCTACTGCTACGACTCCATCAATTATGACAGTTGTCAGCAGCAAAAGATGACGCAAAAATCCTTTGTAAATTCGGCCAAGTTAAATCAGAATGCAAAAATTTTCTCGTACACACTTCTGAATGTGAAACACAAATCCTGCTAAAAATCTCCGTCCAGAGGAAATATTCCGCAATGGTTCTACTACAGGTCTACACAGACCTTCTCTTACTCTTTAAAAGATGATTCTGAAGACGCATCTGAAGATTCTTTAACGGCAACGTTGTCTGTTATTCTGAAATCAGAGAGAAAACACTGTTAGATATTTATTACT
The window above is part of the Octopus sinensis linkage group LG28, ASM634580v1, whole genome shotgun sequence genome. Proteins encoded here:
- the LOC115225750 gene encoding zinc finger protein 271-like; the encoded protein is MDRVNPLKNDAGSVKESQKNGKEPLCKERFTKQRSTRKNIAEYSCGICKKPFSSEQKLLAHRDTHQKKGNLLECEMCKKSFVSKIKLTRHKKIHVCDKPFQCQICEKSFFQNAELVIHVRSHTGEKPFHCQTCDKTFVSGLVLRRHMKIHSGIKPFRCEICGESFVRNPNLLIHIRSHTGEKPYHCDICEKSFVSRSNLAIHKRRHSGEKLFHCEICGKSFVTNGELTKHNRTHTGENPFQCDICGESFLDSSNLTTHKRTHTGEKPFHCEICGKSFTQNSHLAVHRRMHTGEKPFRCETCGKSFVSNSDLTTHKRIHTGEKPFHCEICGKSFRQNSSLVVHKRIHTGEKVISKTTRKYEITDNVAVKESSDASSESSFKEKIGLFDEILKEMGKVMYHCDICKTSFSQKSNLTTHKRVHTGEKPYPCDICGKSFSQRSHLTTHKRTHTGEKEYHCNVCGKSFSQNGDLTTHKRIHTGEKPYHCDICGKSLSRNHSLTKHKRIHTGEKPYDCDICGKSFSERSALTTHKRIHTGEKPYQCHICGNSFSQKSTLTKHRRFHTKEQPYHCDICKKSFSSRSNLTTHKRVHTGEKPYCCDICGKSFSVKSHLTVHRYIHTEEKPYHCDICGKSFSQSGNLTSHKHIHTGEKPHNCDICGKSFSVTSHLTTHKRFHTGEKPYQCDICGKPFSQKSNLTKHRRFHTGERPYRCDVCGKSFSGSGDLTKHKRFHTGEKPYRCNICGKSFSGSGVLTTHKRIHTGEKPYGCDICGKSFSQTSHLRIHKHVHTGDKPYYCDACGKTFSLRSHLTKHKRIHTGEKPYPCDICGKSFSEGSTLTKHKRIHTGEKPYQCDICGKSFTSGSNLTTHKHIHTGR